TGGTGTCGTAGCGCTCCTCGAGCGTTGCGTTGCCGGGCGATTCATCTGCGTCGCCGGACGGCGAGGGGCCGCTGGGTAGCAGGGACACGGTCGGCGATGGGATCAGCGCGACCTGGCCCTCCGGCAGTTCAGCGGAACCGGCCGGGCCAGGCTCCTGGGGCGGCTGGGTGGCGGCGATGGCCCGGTCGACCGGTAGTTGGACGTTGCCCACGGCGGCCATGGCGATGACCGACGCGATCACGATGGCCGTCCCCCGCCGGAGCGCCGGCCGCTCGGGGGCCGCCCGCTTGAAGTCGCGGAACTGCTGGATGAACCGACCCTCGCGGATCGGCTGCTCGACGTAGATGAACGACAGCTCGGCGATGGCCACGGTTGCACCCAGCCGGACCAGCGTCAGCCAGGGATCGCCCACGACCGTGTCAACCCCGGGACGCAGGACCATGAAGAGCGGCCAGTGCCACAGGTACAGGCCGTACGACCGGGCGCCGATCCAGCGCAACACGGTCCACGACAGCGGGACGGACAGGAACGAACCCGGAGTGACGATCGAGCCGATGACCGCGGCGGTTGCGATGGCGACCAGCAGGAACCCACCCTGGTACAGCCGTTCGTCGTAGGCGCTCAGCAGGACGAACTGACTCAGCAGCACCACGATCCCTACGACCCCGAGCAGGTCGGGTATGGCAGCGGTGCGCACGGAGCCGACGCCGAGGGAGGCCCATGGGCGCCACACCATCGCGAGCAGGACGCCGACCAGGATCCCAGCCGCGCGCGTGTCGGTGCCGTAGTACAGGCGTGAGGGATCGACGTTGGGCTCGAAGAGCGCCCACATCAACGCCGTCGATGCCACGATCCCGACCGCCACGGCTGCCATCGACATTCGTCGCCCCAGCAGTCGCCGGCCCAGGATGAACAGCGGCGGGAAGGCGAGGTAGAACTGCTCCTCGATCGCCAGGGACCACAGGTGCTGCAGCAGTGGCGGGCGGCCGAAGCTCTCGAAGTAGGACTGCTCGGTGAGGATCAGGGACCAGTTGGTGACGTAGGCCAGCGCGGCGGCGGCCTGGCCCGTCAGGTTGCCCAACGCGTCCCGGGCCGTGAAGAGCGACAGGACGGCCACCCCGACCAACAAGACCCCGAGCGCGGGCAACAGCCGCCTCGCGCGACGTTTCCAGAAGTCGATGAGGTCGACGCTGCCCGTTCGCTCGAACTCCGTGATCAGCAGCGCCGTGATGAGGTACCCCGAGATGGTGAAGAAGACCTCGACGCCCAGGTATCCGCCGGGCAGCCAGCCCGCATCGGCGTGGTAGATCATCACGGCGATCACCGCGACGGCGCGAAGTCCATCGA
The sequence above is a segment of the Euzebya tangerina genome. Coding sequences within it:
- a CDS encoding acyltransferase family protein, translated to MSRSRTPARPFSTAPVRRLPYLSALDGLRAVAVIAVMIYHADAGWLPGGYLGVEVFFTISGYLITALLITEFERTGSVDLIDFWKRRARRLLPALGVLLVGVAVLSLFTARDALGNLTGQAAAALAYVTNWSLILTEQSYFESFGRPPLLQHLWSLAIEEQFYLAFPPLFILGRRLLGRRMSMAAVAVGIVASTALMWALFEPNVDPSRLYYGTDTRAAGILVGVLLAMVWRPWASLGVGSVRTAAIPDLLGVVGIVVLLSQFVLLSAYDERLYQGGFLLVAIATAAVIGSIVTPGSFLSVPLSWTVLRWIGARSYGLYLWHWPLFMVLRPGVDTVVGDPWLTLVRLGATVAIAELSFIYVEQPIREGRFIQQFRDFKRAAPERPALRRGTAIVIASVIAMAAVGNVQLPVDRAIAATQPPQEPGPAGSAELPEGQVALIPSPTVSLLPSGPSPSGDADESPGNATLEERYDTIYVYGDSVMVGASDAFEGLATNVVLDARIGRQWHELVSDERQPGPDDAVVIHLGSNGATNTQTIDQVLDHFSDAGRVVLVNVRVPRPWESAVNRHLSGATGRWPNTRLADWNGASDATPAYFDGDGVHVSDSGARALASVVTFGLTAP